The sequence cacacacacacacacacacacaccacacacacacacagtgtaggCCTCAAGAGTTCCTTAGAAACTCTCTATGTCTCTATGTACAGATATtttcaatagttttttttcttaacagtgatatattttaaaacttatttctaTTACAATGGTCTGTTCCATGGAACTATGCCATAAAACACAAGTAGAGGAAGAATTGATACCATGACTAGTGAACCCACTGTTCCCCATTGATGAGTCTCCTCCAGCTTGCCTGAAGTGTATCAGTGAGATTTAATACAACCTTTGAGTTAGTgccttctcaaaataaaatgaaggccCAGGGAGGTTAACTGAAATGGCTGTACAGTTTCTGTACAACCTCACCTTTTATTTTCACAGCACTTAGATAGGACTCAGCATGTTCTGTCCGTTGGCTGTCCAGCCTATGGACATCAGTTCTGGGTTCCCTGAATATGAGTGTGGGCAGTTTATAGGTCTGGTTTCCTTACCTGTAGGTGGACATAATCATAGTCATCCATCCAACTCCTTTCAGACCCATCACTGCTACTACAGTCTGGTGGCTGGTCCTTGCCTAGAGTGGGAGGCAACGGCTTATTGTGGACCTGGGCCTTGTAGTCGCCAGGGCGCAGTGGCTGCATCTGGGCCCCCGTATGTGTATACTCGCTAGAGTTCATGATGCTGTCGGGCCCGTTCTTCAGGTGGGAACCGCCAGGACCTGCTCTAAAGAGGGTCTCTGCATAGGTGCTGATGGTGGTGGTCAGTTGCTTGGCATCATCTGGCACTGTCTTGGCTACCATCACAAACCGGTCCAGATCATCACATTTATTTTGGGGCTTCTTGATAGCTAGGACATTCAGGGACCAGTTGCATTCATTCAAATCATGGCTGGTTTGACTTAGAATCTGGTGGGAATCCTCTACTCTCTGAAGTTCCCGCTTCATTTTGTTGTGGAGGACCAGttctgggaggcaggaggcatTGGCTAAAGCTCCCTTGGCAAAATGGAGGTAGTCTCGTAAAAACAGCTCCACCTTGTCCACTGCGGAGCGGATCTCATTGATGTGTCTTTCCATGTATCCGTAACACCTCCAGTCTGTGGTGACGAGTGACATGAGGCTGCAGACACCCACCTCCAGGGTCTGCTGGAGCCGATAGAGCTTCTCAATGGCCGTGTCTGGGTCCAGGAGGAGCCTTTTGTCCTGAGGTGGGGAGGCTGACAACGAGGACTCCTTTGAGGAGGTGGAAGATGTGGACATGTTGCTCCTGGTGCTGCCAGTGCTGGAGAAAGACAGTCGGTTGATCCCGTCTACCACATCCCGAGAGCCTTTGGCTTCTGCTGGGTTGTGCAGAGGGACATCGTAAACACCGTCTCTTTCCTCCAGATTTGCTTTTTCACTGGTTTCTGCTGGTGCCTCCAGAAACTGAACTCCTCGGGGGACATCATAGGCATCACTCTGGATGCCCCCGGACTGTCCCAGCTGAGAGGGGGGATGATGGAGAGAAAGGCCCTGGTGTCTTCGTGCTGTTGGTTCTGCAGCTCCCGGGGCGTCACAGGGGAATTTGATAGGAAGGTCCTTCCCCACTGTCTTGGTGCTGGTTGGAGGGATGTCATAAACCCCCTCGGCTCTAGTGTCTGGCCTTCCATCTTGTTTCATTGGAGATGGGAAGTCATATTCCTTTTCCCTAAACCCTGCTTCATCCCGACAAGCTGATGGTGGAATGGAATAGAcctaaaaagtaagtaaaaagcCAATTTATCTGTCCGGTTGGATCCTGGACGGAGGCACGAAGAGTCCGTGAAGGTGTGGTCCAGACTTCACAGACCCATGTGCGagatcttcttcctccctcctcccaccatttACTGCTTTCAGATGTTTCCCGGGGTGCAGCATGATCCTTAGAGGATGTGCGCCCTCCTCCTTACACACGAGCATCCACTACCATTCTCAGTGCTGGCTGGCTCGGGTGGAGAGCCCCCATAGTTAAGTTGCTCACCACCGGGTCGTAGTCTCATGTTTCCATCCCTTTACCGACTGACTATCCTACCCTGGTCGACCCATGCTGAGAGACAGAGGACATGGTACACTGGACTGAGGGATCCGAGTTCTCTTCGTGGTCATTAGACCATTTGTGAAGCTACCTGGGTCTCCTTAGTCTTCAGAGGCACAGCTCCCTGTCTGTTCAGCAAAGCCAATTGTGTTCAAAGTGTGGATACTCTCAGAGAATAACAGAAAACCAAATGGGCTACTTCTGATGAACATACTGAGGAAGCtgtacaccagtggttctcaacctgtgggttgtgaccccttggtggggtcaaacaaccctttcataggggtcacatattagatatcctgcatatgttatgattcctaacagtagcaaaattacggttatgaagtagcgatGGAAACagttttatagttgggggtcaccacaacatgaggaattgtgttaaagagtcacagcattaggcaggttgagaatcactgctgtaGACCCTTCTAGAAATATGAGATGTATTAGATATTGAAAACCAAGCTTGCCACCTTCCCTTCCAATTGACTCTTAATCACTGCTGTCTCTATATCTTAGGGGACTCTCTACATgtgtaattataattataaatttgtaATTAATTGCTGACTTCTCTCCtttacttccttctctctttctcttctctctccccttccctcatgAAGACAGTTTTTCCCTTTTGGAGAATGCCATTGTTTTATCCCAACAAGTTGACACACatcacccaccccccacccccgccccatccACACAGAGATACTCATCCACACCCAGGGCTTTACCAGCTCACTTACCCCTTGAGTAGGGGGAATGTCATACACCCCTTGGGGTTTTATCTCCCCCACTGGAACTGAAAACACGGGACCTTTCACTGATGAAGGAGGGATGTCATATACCTGCAGAGAAACACTTGAGTTACCCAGGATGGAGATGCCATCTATTACTTCTCTTGCTACTATTTCCTTATGGATTTAACAACATCCCATGCCATCAGAGCTTTATGGAAGTTTCCTTTATAAATTTTGCATTCTTTGATTTCAATTGAATATGAAAATGATCTCACGTGACCTATCTGTTCTATAATTTAGATCATTTAAATTACACATTTCCAGAAATAAAGTGACAAACTGATAAAGCACCAAGCTAGTTCTCAGATGATAGACTAGACTTCCTGATAAGGCAAACTCAGAAACGGTTTAAATCACACTGGCTGAGtccctggagaggcagctcagagcTCCATTTGGTGAGGTTGTCACTGGAGACTCTCTGCTCCTACGTCATCCTGAAGACATGTTACCCCCAAAGCCAGTACCCCTGGTGATGTTCCCATTGCCTACCCCTTGAGTAGTGTGGGAAGGAGGCACATCGTAGACATCCTTTTGGTATCTGGATGGGTACTCGTACACATAGCCATGGCCTGTCCTCACGGGGGTGATCACCTGTGGGTGAAAATACACAGAGATGTCAAACGACAATCCCAAGTCCTCAGCTTACCTCTTAGCCTGTCACCAGGCACACATCCCTACTCAATCTCCCATagcaggggaaggaaggagagagaaggcaggaaggatgaaatgaaaggaagagaagagggacgggcagagagagagagagagagagagagagagagagagagagagagagagagagagagagagagaggacacgtGAAGACATGAGATAAAATACGTAGGAAGTGTCTGAAATACCATTATTTCCTTTCCTAAGCGTTTTCCAAAAATCCCATAGAAGTTCATCAATAGTCTCAATTCCCTATATTCAAGGAGATAGGAAATTGTCTTATatcatataaattataaaagtcaGGCTGAAGAGAGGGCTCAACAGTtcagggcacttgttgctctcacagaggcCCTGGgattggtttccagcacccaccatGGCCACTCACCACCATCCGgatctccagtcccagggcactgatgcccccttctggcctccaacaGCACCAGGAACatgtgtggtacatatacacaggcaaaacattcatacacatacataaaaatcaataagTCCCAataaaatagccaggcagtggtggcacacgcctttaatcccagcacttgggaggcagagccaggcgggtctctgtgagtttgaggccagcctggactaccaagtgagtcccaggaaaggcgcaaagctacacagagaaaccctgtcttgaaaaaacaaaaaaatcaaaaaaaaacaaaaacaaaaaaaataataatgaaagtctTAGCCAATCCTTTTGGCGTGGCCAAAGCACAAGACTACAGTTTTTAAAAGGCTCCAAAGCTTTTGTCAAGTACATAATACAAATAGTTTGGCCACTTAAAATTCCTCTCATACCTTCCCCAGTATGCCTCTTCATCTGACATTATTGCTGTGATTATAACTGAAATTCCACGGGTCACCCTAGTCCTTGCACGGAGCCCCTGCCGAACAGCCCTGTTCTTAAGATTGCCTGGGAGCATTCACCCTAATTTATGAAACAAGGGAAACACAGTTCCCTCAGTGTCTATGAGAGACTGGGTCCAACATCCTTGGATGCTTGAGTCCATGGGGTGTGGTGTTTTGCATGTAACCTCCATATATCATCTGGCACACTTAAAAACCTCTCCAAATTACTTTATGGTCTACAGTGCTTTACAAATACTAAGTCAATAGATGGTATACGGTATTGTTTAGGGAACAA is a genomic window of Peromyscus maniculatus bairdii isolate BWxNUB_F1_BW_parent chromosome 5, HU_Pman_BW_mat_3.1, whole genome shotgun sequence containing:
- the Nedd9 gene encoding enhancer of filamentation 1 isoform X2 encodes the protein MWARNLMARALYDNVPECAEELAFRKGDILTVIEQNTGGLEGWWLCSLHGRQGIVPGNRVKLLIGPVQETSSHEQPTPGPMHQNFGQQKLYQVPNSQAASRDTVYQVPPSYQNQGIYQVPTGHGTPEQDVYQVPPSVQRNIGGTNGPHLSKKVITPVRTGHGYVYEYPSRYQKDVYDVPPSHTTQGVYDIPPSSVKGPVFSVPVGEIKPQGVYDIPPTQGVYSIPPSACRDEAGFREKEYDFPSPMKQDGRPDTRAEGVYDIPPTSTKTVGKDLPIKFPCDAPGAAEPTARRHQGLSLHHPPSQLGQSGGIQSDAYDVPRGVQFLEAPAETSEKANLEERDGVYDVPLHNPAEAKGSRDVVDGINRLSFSSTGSTRSNMSTSSTSSKESSLSASPPQDKRLLLDPDTAIEKLYRLQQTLEVGVCSLMSLVTTDWRCYGYMERHINEIRSAVDKVELFLRDYLHFAKGALANASCLPELVLHNKMKRELQRVEDSHQILSQTSHDLNECNWSLNVLAIKKPQNKCDDLDRFVMVAKTVPDDAKQLTTTISTYAETLFRAGPGGSHLKNGPDSIMNSSEYTHTGAQMQPLRPGDYKAQVHNKPLPPTLGKDQPPDCSSSDGSERSWMDDYDYVHLQGKEEFERQQKELLEKENIIKQSKTQLEHHQLSQFQLLEQEITKPVENDISKWKPSQTLPTTNSSVGAQDRQLLCFYYDQCETHFISLLNAIDALFSCVSSAQPPRIFVAHSKFVILSAHKLVFIGDTLTRQVAAQDIRNKVRNSSNQLCEQLKTIVLATKMAALHYPSTTALQEMVHQVTDLSRNAQLFKRSLLEMATF
- the Nedd9 gene encoding enhancer of filamentation 1 isoform X1; translated protein: MAAKYANAGRDLRVSVSGVSSDSAVRGRRAKVLISIQPCAQWRGGHGSAALCDQGSPTTAEMKYKNLMARALYDNVPECAEELAFRKGDILTVIEQNTGGLEGWWLCSLHGRQGIVPGNRVKLLIGPVQETSSHEQPTPGPMHQNFGQQKLYQVPNSQAASRDTVYQVPPSYQNQGIYQVPTGHGTPEQDVYQVPPSVQRNIGGTNGPHLSKKVITPVRTGHGYVYEYPSRYQKDVYDVPPSHTTQGVYDIPPSSVKGPVFSVPVGEIKPQGVYDIPPTQGVYSIPPSACRDEAGFREKEYDFPSPMKQDGRPDTRAEGVYDIPPTSTKTVGKDLPIKFPCDAPGAAEPTARRHQGLSLHHPPSQLGQSGGIQSDAYDVPRGVQFLEAPAETSEKANLEERDGVYDVPLHNPAEAKGSRDVVDGINRLSFSSTGSTRSNMSTSSTSSKESSLSASPPQDKRLLLDPDTAIEKLYRLQQTLEVGVCSLMSLVTTDWRCYGYMERHINEIRSAVDKVELFLRDYLHFAKGALANASCLPELVLHNKMKRELQRVEDSHQILSQTSHDLNECNWSLNVLAIKKPQNKCDDLDRFVMVAKTVPDDAKQLTTTISTYAETLFRAGPGGSHLKNGPDSIMNSSEYTHTGAQMQPLRPGDYKAQVHNKPLPPTLGKDQPPDCSSSDGSERSWMDDYDYVHLQGKEEFERQQKELLEKENIIKQSKTQLEHHQLSQFQLLEQEITKPVENDISKWKPSQTLPTTNSSVGAQDRQLLCFYYDQCETHFISLLNAIDALFSCVSSAQPPRIFVAHSKFVILSAHKLVFIGDTLTRQVAAQDIRNKVRNSSNQLCEQLKTIVLATKMAALHYPSTTALQEMVHQVTDLSRNAQLFKRSLLEMATF